AGCTATGGGAAATCTCATCTTGAGGGGGGCTTCATGCTTAGATGCTTTCAGCACTTATCCCGTCCGCACATAGCTACCCAGCGATGCCTTTGGCAAGACAACTGGTACACCAGCGGTGCGTCCATCCCGGTCCTCTCGTACTAAGGACAGCTCCTCTCAAATTTCCTGCGCCCACGACGGATAGGGACCGAACTGTCTCACGACGTTCTGAACCCAGCTCGCGTACCGCTTTAATGGGCGAACAGCCCAACCCTTGGGACCGACTACAGCCCCAGGATGCGATGAGCCGACATCGAGGTGCCAAACCTCCCCGTCGATGTGGACTCTTGGGGGAGATAAGCCTGTTATCCCCGGGGTAGCTTTTATCCGTTGAGCGATGGCCCTTCCATGCGGAACCACCGGATCACTAAGCCCGACTTTCGTCCCTGCTCGACTTGTAGGTCTCGCAGTCAAGCTCCCTTGTGCCTTTACACTCTACGAATGATTTCCAACCATTCTGAGGGAACCTTTGGGCGCCTCCGTTACTCTTTAGGAGGCGACCGCCCCAGTCAAACTGCCCACCTGACACTGTCTCCCACCCCGATAAGGGGTGCGGGTTAGAATTTCAATACAGCCAGGGTAGTATCCCACCGACGCCTCCACCGAAGCTAGCGCTCCGGCTTCTACGGCTCCTACCTATCCTGTACAAGCTGTACCAAAATTCAATATCAGGCTACAGTAAAGCTCCACGGGGTCTTTCCGTCCTGTCGCGGGTAACCTGCATCTTCACAGGTACTATAATTTCACCGAGTCTCTCGTTGAGACAGTGCCCAGATCGTTACGCCTTTCGTGCGGGTCGGAACTTACCCGACAAGGAATTTCGCTACCTTAGGACCGTTATAGTTACGGCCGCCGTTTACTGGGGCTTCGATTCAGAGCTTCGCTTGCGCTAACCCCTCCTCTTAACCTTCCAGCACCGGGCAGGCGTCAGCCCCTATACTTCGCCTTGCGGCTTCGCAGAGACCTGTGTTTTTGCTAAACAGTCGCCTGGGCCTATTCACTGCGGCTCTTCGAGGCTATTCACCTCAAAAAGCACCCCTTCTCCCGAAGTTACGGGGTCATTTTGCCGAGTTCCTTAACGAGAGTTCTCTCGCTCACCTTAGGATTCTCTCCTCGCCTACCTGTGTCGGTTTGCGGTACGGGCACCTTTTATCTCGCTAGAGGCTTTTCTTGGCAGTGTGGAATCAGGAACTTCGGTACTAAATTTCCCTCGCTATCACAGCTCAGCCTTTACGGAAAGCGGATTTTCCTACTTTCCAGCCTAACTGCTTAGACGCGCATATCCAACAGCGCGCTTACCCTATCCTCCTGCGTCCCCCCATCACTCAAACGATAAAGAGGTGGTACAGGAATATCAACCTGTTGTCCATCGCCTACGCCTTTCGGCCTCGGCTTAGGTCCCGACTAACCCTGAGCGGACGAGCCTTCCTCAGGAAACCTTAGGCATACGGTGGATGAGATTCTCACTCATCTTTCGCTACTCATACCGGCATTCTCACTTCTAAGCGCTCCACCAGTCCTTACGGTCTAGCTTCAACGCCCTTAGAACGCTCTCCTACCACTGACATCTAAGATGTCAATCCACAGCTTCGGTGTTACGTTTAGCCCCGGTACATTTTCGGCGCAGAGTCACTCGACCAGTGAGCTATTACGCACTCTTTAAATGGTGGCTGCTTCTAAGCCAACATCCTGGTTGTCTAAGCAACTCCACATCCTTTTCCACTTAACGTAAACTTTGGGACCTTAGCTGGTGGTCTGGGCTGTTTCCCTTTTGACTACGGATCTTATCACTCGCAGTCTGACTCCCACGGATAAGTCTTTGGCATTCGGAGTTTGTCTGAATTCGGTAACCCGATGAGGGCCCCTAGTCCAAACAGTGCTCTACCTCCAAGACTCTAACAACGTGAGGCTAGCCCTAAAGCTATTTCGGAGAGAACCAGCTATCTCCAAGTTCGATTGGAATTTCTCCGCTACCCACACCTCATCCCCGCACTTTTCAACGTGCGTGGGTTCGGGCCTCCATCCAGTGTTACCTGGACTTCACCCTGGACATGGGTAGATCACCTGGTTTCGGGTCTACGACCACATACTCATTCGCCCTATTCAGACTCGCTTTCGCTGCGGCTCCGTCTCTTCAACTTAACCTTGCATGGGATCGTAACTCGCCGGTTCATTCTACAAAAGGCACGCTATCACCCATTAACGGGCTCTAACTACTTGTAGGCACACGGTTTCAGGAACTATTTCACTCCCCTTCCGGGGTGCTTTTCACCTTTCCCTCACGGTACTGGTTCACTATCGGTCACTAGGGAGTATTTAGCCTTGGGAGATGGTCCTCCCTGCTTCCGACCGGATTTCACGTGTCCGGCCGTACTCAGGATCCACTCAGGAGGGAACGAAGTTTCGACTACAGGGTTTTTACCTTCTCTGACGGGCCTTTCCAGGCCGCTTCATCTACCCCGTTCCTTTGTAACTCCATGTAGAGTGTCCTACAACCCCAAGAGGCAAGCCTCTTGGTTTGGGCTATGTCCCGTTTCGCTCGCCGCTACTCAGGGAATCGCGTTTGCTTTCTCTTCCTCCGGGTACTTAGATGTTTCAGTTCCCCGGGTATGCCTTCAATACCCTATGTATTCAGGTAAAGATACTGTTCCATTACGAACAGTGGGTTTCCCCATTCGGAAATCTCTGGATCAAAGCTTACTTACAGCTCCCCAAAGCATATCGGTGTTAGTCCCGTCCTTCATCGGCTCCTAGTGCCAAGGCATTCACCGTGCGCCCTTTCTAACTTAACCTAAAAGGTTTATTACTCTATATATAATAGAGAGAAAACTAAAATGGCGATTACTCGATGTTTCTTGACTTTCTTCTTTACGATTATCTAGTTTTCAAAGAACGAAGTTCTGAGAGAAATTGCACTCTCAAAACTAAACAAACAGAAAACAATCAAACAAACATGTTTTGTCTGGCTCATAGGTCCAGCTTATATCCTTAGAAAGGAGGTGATCCAGCCGCACCTTCCGATACGGCTACCTTGTTACGACTTCACCCCAATCATCTGTCCCACCTTAGGCGGCTGGCTCCTTACGGTTACCCCACCGACTTCGGGTGTTACAAACTCTCGTGGTGTGACGGGCGGTGTGTACAAGGCCCGGGAACGTATTCACCGCGGCATGCTGATCCGCGATTACTAGCGATTCCGGCTTCATGTAGGCGAGTTGCAGCCTACAATCCGAACTGAGAATGGTTTTATGGGATTGGCTAAACCTCGCGGTCTTGCAGCCCTTTGTACCATCCATTGTAGCACGTGTGTAGCCCAGGTCATAAGGGGCATGATGATTTGACGTCATCCCCACCTTCCTCCGGTTTGTCACCGGCAGTCACCTTAGAGTGCCCAACTGAATGCTGGCAACTAAGATCAAGGGTTGCGCTCGTTGCGGGACTTAACCCAACATCTCACGACACGAGCTGACGACAACCATGCACCACCTGTCACTCTGTCCCCCGAAGGGGAAAGTCCTATCTCTAGGAGTGTCAGAGGATGTCAAGACCTGGTAAGGTTCTTCGCGTTGCTTCGAATTAAACCACATGCTCCACCGCTTGTGCGGGCCCCCGTCAATTCCTTTGAGTTTCAGCCTTGCGGCCGTACTCCCCAGGCGGAGTGCTTAATGCGTTAGCTGCAGCACTAAGGGGCGGAAACCCCCTAACACTTAGCACTCATCGTTTACGGCGTGGACTACCAGGGTATCTAATCCTGTTTGCTCCCCACGCTTTCGCGCCTCAGCGTCAGTTACAGACCAGAAAGCCGCCTTCGCCACTGGTGTTCCTCCACATCTCTACGCATTTCACCGCTACACGTGGAATTCCGCTTTCCTCTTCTGCACTCAAGTCCCCCAGTTTCCAATGACCCTCCACGGTTGAGCCGTGGGCTTTCACATCAGACTTAAAGGACCGCCTGCGCGCGCTTTACGCCCAATAATTCCGGACAACGCTTGCCACCTACGTATTACCGCGGCTGCTGGCACGTAGTTAGCCGTGGCTTTCTGGTTAGGTACCGTCAAGGTACCGGCAGTTACTCCGGTACTTGTTCTTCCCTAACAACAGAGCTTTACGACCCGAAGGCCTTCATCGCTCACGCGGCGTTGCTCCATCAGACTTTCGTCCATTGTGGAAGATTCCCTACTGCTGCCTCCCGTAGGAGTCTGGGCCGTGTCTCAGTCCCAGTGTGGCCGATCACCCTCTCAGGTCGGCTACGCATCGTCGCCTTGGTGAGCCGTTACCTCACCAACTAGCTAATGCGCCGCGGGCCCATCTGTAAGTGTCAGCCGAAACCGACTTTCAACTTCTCCTCATGTGAGGAAAAGGATTATCCGGTATTAGCACCGGTTTCCCGGTGTTATCCCAGTCTTACAGGCAGGTTGCCCACGTGTTACTCACCCGTCCGCCGCTAACCACCGAAGTGGTTCGCTCGACTTGCATGTATTAGGCACGCCGCCAGCGTTCGTCCTGAGCCAGGATCAAACTCTCCAAGAAAGTTGATTAGCTCATTTTGTTACGTTGGCTAACTTCAATTAAGAAGTTAAATATTATTGTTTGTTGACGTTTTTGTTTGTTTAGTTTTCAAAGAACAATTTAAAGGTATAAATTGGAGCGGGTGATGGGAATCGAACCCACGACATCAGCTTGGAAGGCTGAGGTTTTACCATTAAACTACACCCGCATATTAAAATTCAAATGGTCGGGAAGACAGGATTCGAACCTGCGACCCCTTGGTCCCAAACCAAGTGCTCTACCAAGCTGAGCTACTTCCCGTAATAAGAATGGCGCGCCCGAAAGGAGTCGAACCCATAACCTTCTGATCCGTAGTCAGACGCTCTATCCAATTGAGCTACGGGCGCATCTTTTAAAATCAACTTTTAAAGTATATCATACTCAGTTTGGTTTGTCAATAAAGTTTTTAGTGCGGCCGAGAGGACTTGAACCTCCACGGGGTTGCCCCCACTAGGCCCTCAACCTAGCGCGTCTGCCATTCCGCCACGACCGCGTTATAATTAGCGACAAAAACTATCATAACACGATAACCACTTTATTACAAGAGGAAATGTTTGGTTGGTGCGGGTGAAGGGAGTCGAACCCCCACGCCTTGCGGCGCCAGATCCTAAGTCTGGTGCGTCTGCCAATTCCGCCACACCCGCATATTAATTAAAATGGTGAGCCATGAAGGACTCGAACCTTCGACCCTCTGATTAAAAGTCAGATGCTCTACCAACTGAGCTAATGGCTCATACTAAGATGTTTCACTAATCTTTTATACCGTTAGTCAGATGGTCAATAAAAGAAAAATGGCTGGGCTAGCTGGATTTGAACCAACGCATGTCGCAGTCAAAGTGCGATGCCTTACCGCTTGGCTATAGCCCAATATTTATTAAATAAGAAACTATAAAGATTAAGAAACAGGAAATGAGTTAAAGTCACTCCCCGTCCCTGATGACCCTTACGGGATTCGAACCCGTGTTACCGCCGTGAAAGGGCGGTGTCTTAACCGCTTGACCAAAGGGCCGTAAAGATATTATGGCGGAGAAGGAGGGATTTGAACCCTCGCGCCGGTTACCCGACCTACACCCTTAGCAGGGGCGCCTCTTCAGCCTCTTGAGTACTTCCCCATAATGGCTCCGCAGGTAGGACTCGAACCTACGACCGATCGGTTAACAGCCGATAGCTCTACCACTGAGCTACTGCGGAATAATACTTATTTCGTCTCAACATGGGTTATTGCCCTGTCGACTCTTTACATTATAATGACCGTTAAACAGAAAGTCAACATAGTTTTGTAAGAAATTTTAATCCCAAATTCTTCTCTCTAATTTAAAGTTACTTCCCTTGCTTTTACAAGCTTACCACGGCACTTTCCACATACATATCTACTGGTATTAATACTTCTCTTTCTTGTATAAGTCTGCTTACAATTCGAGCACTGATATATTAAAAGCTTTTTTGGTGAACGTTTCACTTGTTTATTAGGAAGTTGCGAGCAAAATCGAGGAGCATTTACTTTTTTCAAGAGCGCTTTAAAGTCTGCATCTTTATGTTGATAGCCCTTCCTCTCAAGATGGAGATGATAATGACATAGCTCGTGTTTAATGATGCCGATTAACTCATTTTCCCCTAACTGTTCTAAGTATTTTCTATTGATTTCTATATTATGTGTACTAAGTAGATACCTTCCTCCTGTTGATCGCAATCTCGGGTTAAAGGTCGCTTGGTGACAAAAAGGTTTTCCAAATGACTCATCTGATATCTTTTCGACTAATATTTGCAATTCCTGCTCGGTCATTTTACCTTTCACCCCTTTTTTCGCGAACGTGACAACCTATTATAGCATATAGTGTATATACCATTAATGGTGACGAACTTTTCGGGAGGTTTTCATTATGCCAACTTGGTTGCAAAACCAAATGAAAAGGGCTTTCTATGAGAAGGACCGCTACCAGATCAAACTCTTAAACCAGTGCTGGTTTTTTTACAGAAAAAAACACTGCTCATAATAAAAGCTCAAGCGCCTTGGTCAGCCCCGGCAGGCAAAACGTTCTTCTGCAAGAAAAGTCGCTCTTTGACTTTTATTACAGAAGAACATTTGACCCGAAGGGCTAGGCGCTTGAGCTGGACAATTCTCAAAGTCTAATGCTTTCTAATAAAATTAAAAAAGCAGTGTTTCCTTTTTTTCATTATTGATTTGACGGCGGAAGCATTGTTAACGCCACTCGGCCTTTTTTCATATCAACTGAATCCACCCATACCGTTACTACATCACCCACAGAGACAATGTCTAGCGGATGCTTAACAAATCGGTTACTCAGTTTAGAAATATGCACCAAACCATCTTGTTTCACACCGATATCTACAAACGCACCAAAGTCTACGACGTTTCGGACTGTCCCCTGAAGCTCCATGCCAGCCTTTAAGTCCTCGAGCTTTAATACGTCCTTTTTCAACAATGGTCTTGGTAAATCATCACGCGGGTCACGTTCAGGTCTAACCAACGCATCAATAATATCTTTTAAGGTTAACTCTCCAATACAAAGTTCTTCAGAAAGAGACTTTAAATCCAGACCACTAAGCGCTGTTATTAACGCTTCCGTTCCTAAATCATCCGTCGTAAAGCCAAGCTTCGTTAATAGCTTCTTCACTTCGCCATAGTTTTCCGGATGAATCCCCGTACGGTCCAGGGGCTCTTTTCCGTCTAGTACACGCAAGAAACCAATCGCTTGTTCATACGTTTTTGCACCTAAGCGAGGAACTTTCTTTAATTGAACCCTGCTGGTGAATTTTCCTTCTTCTTCACGCTTTTTCACAATATTGTTGGCTGCTGTCTTATTTAGCCCCGCCACGTATTGCAATAATGAAGAAGAAGCCGTATTAACATTTACTCCTACTCGGTTAACTGCTGTCTCAACGACAAAATGCAAGGATTCTGATAAACGTTTTTGTGACACGTCATGCTGGTACTGACCTACACCTACTGATTTCGGATCGATTTTTACCAACTCAGCAAGTGGATCTTGCAGACGTCTTGCAATGGAAACAGCACTTCTTTCTTCCACCTGGAAATTAGGAAACTCTTCTCTCGCTATATCGGAGGCAGAATATACACTAGCCCCCGCTTCGTTAACGATTAAATAGAAAATCTCTTCATTCAATTCTTTTAAAATATCAGCAACGAACTGCTCTGTTTCCCTTGAAGCCGTCCCGTTACCGATGGCAGCCATTTCTACCTTGTACTCACGCAGGATTGAAATAAACTTTTCACGCGCCTCTTTTGTTTTCGAAACAGGCGGATGCGGGTAAATCACATCAATCTTTAGTACTTTTCCCGTATCATCCACGACTGCCAGCTTACAGCCTGTCCGATAAGCAGGGTCGACGCCGATCACCACTTTACCTTTAAGCGGTGGCTGCAATAATAAATTCCTCAAGTTTTCAGAGAAGATGTGAATGGCTTGTTCTTCTCCTTTTTCCGTTAATTCACTACGAATTTCTCGTTCGATTGAAGGCTGAATTAATCGCTTATAGCTATCCTCCATAGCTTCTAGAACAATAGAAGCCGCAGGTGAATGTTGATTCCGAATCCACTTTCTTGAAAGGTAAGACATAATTAAATCTACATTCATTTTAATAGATACCTTCAAGATGTCTTCCTTTTCGCCGCGATTTAAAGCAAGAGTGCGGTGGGGAACGATCTTATTAACCGGTTCCTCGTATTCATAGTACATTTCGTACACATTTTTCTCATCTTTTTCCGCGTCTTTTACTGCAGATGTTACGGTACCTGACTTAAACGTTTCTTTACGAATCCATTTGCGGCTTTCCGCATCATCTGAGACCGTTTCAGCAATAATGTCCTTCGCACCAGCAATCGCATCTTCAATAGTAAGAACTTGTTTCTCTTCTGATACAAATTCCTTGGCTTTTTCCTCGATGCTGC
The window above is part of the Bacillus sp. SORGH_AS_0510 genome. Proteins encoded here:
- a CDS encoding Tex family protein; this encodes MNDTVVKEDQLLAKIAYEQAVSYKQVKSVISLLEEGNTVPFIARYRKEMTGALDEVQIRDILERWQYIQNLEQRKEEVLRIIEEQGKLTDELSKAVTKAEKLQEVEDLYRPFKQKRRTKATVAKEKGLEPLAEWLMTFPKGSIEEKAKEFVSEEKQVLTIEDAIAGAKDIIAETVSDDAESRKWIRKETFKSGTVTSAVKDAEKDEKNVYEMYYEYEEPVNKIVPHRTLALNRGEKEDILKVSIKMNVDLIMSYLSRKWIRNQHSPAASIVLEAMEDSYKRLIQPSIEREIRSELTEKGEEQAIHIFSENLRNLLLQPPLKGKVVIGVDPAYRTGCKLAVVDDTGKVLKIDVIYPHPPVSKTKEAREKFISILREYKVEMAAIGNGTASRETEQFVADILKELNEEIFYLIVNEAGASVYSASDIAREEFPNFQVEERSAVSIARRLQDPLAELVKIDPKSVGVGQYQHDVSQKRLSESLHFVVETAVNRVGVNVNTASSSLLQYVAGLNKTAANNIVKKREEEGKFTSRVQLKKVPRLGAKTYEQAIGFLRVLDGKEPLDRTGIHPENYGEVKKLLTKLGFTTDDLGTEALITALSGLDLKSLSEELCIGELTLKDIIDALVRPERDPRDDLPRPLLKKDVLKLEDLKAGMELQGTVRNVVDFGAFVDIGVKQDGLVHISKLSNRFVKHPLDIVSVGDVVTVWVDSVDMKKGRVALTMLPPSNQ
- a CDS encoding SprT family protein, coding for MTEQELQILVEKISDESFGKPFCHQATFNPRLRSTGGRYLLSTHNIEINRKYLEQLGENELIGIIKHELCHYHLHLERKGYQHKDADFKALLKKVNAPRFCSQLPNKQVKRSPKKLLIYQCSNCKQTYTRKRSINTSRYVCGKCRGKLVKAREVTLN
- the cmpA gene encoding cortex morphogenetic protein CmpA codes for the protein MPTWLQNQMKRAFYEKDRYQIKLLNQCWFFYRKKHCS